Genomic window (bacterium):
CAGGAGTGCCAGGGCCAACAGGCCCGCGGTGACCCGGATTCCGTGGGGCATTGTCCCCTCCTCCTTGACTCGACCGCGTAATTTGATCAAGCGGCGCTCCGTCCGCCTGCCTCATCTGACCCTCGCCGCCGCCGGCGTGAGTGGGACAAGCAGACCCGGCGGCGGGAGGGGTGAGACAGGCCCATGACGGGCTGATCTGGCGGCATACAACTGGCGTGCCAATGGCAGGGCTTGCGATGGGGGGCGAGCGCACTTAAACAGGATGCGCCTTGATAACTTTAATCAAATCAACAAAATGGCGAGATGGAGATTTTTGGTTCGTACAGCGAATGCCGCTGTCAGGAAGGCTCATGCAGGGGTCGCCGGCTGCGTCAGGAGCGCGTCTGACGCACCCCTGACGCAACCTGACGCGACGCAACATCGGGATGTCAGGTCATCGGAGACGTCGCTGACAGGCTCAGCACGAGCCGTTATGACATGATCATCAGGATGCGTGAGGCTTTGGTTCCGGCGTGTCATCCTCTGGCCGCTACCACCACGACCAGAACTCCACGCGGAAGAACTGAACCGCCTGCCGCGTCATCAGGCCCAGCAGCGAGCGTTGCCCGCAGTCGATCTTGGCAAATCCGCTCATGCCGGGCTTAAGCCGTCCGTCGGGGTTGGGCAGTTCGGTGACTACCAGGAAGCGCCGCCCCTCGCCGAGTGTGTCCGCCAGGTCGGCAATACGGGCCACATGGCCGCGGAAGGTGTCGAAGGGGAGCGAACGGACCTTCAGCGAGACCGGCGCGCCGACGCGCACATCGGCGATGTCGTTTTCATGCACCAGCAGATGCAGGCGCACCGGGTCGAGGTCGGCGACTTCGGCGAGGACGCCGCCCCGTTCGACCCGCGCCGCTTCGCCGGTGATAGGCGAGAGGACCGTGGAGGAGGCAATCTGCGTGCGCAGGAAGTCGATTTCGGCCTCCAGCGAGGCCAGTTCCGCCTCCTTGATGGCCAGCTCCTCGGCCTTGGGCTCGGAGATCAGCAACGCGAGTTTGGAATTCTTGCCCTGCTTCTGCGCTTTGGCGACTTCCAATTCGGTCTTGGCTTTCTCATAGTCTTTCTCCGCCACCAGGTTGCGCTCGTACATCATCTTCATCCGCTGCAGTTCCACTTCGCGGTTCTGCACCGTCGCGGTCGCCTCCTGGATTTCGGCGCGCAACTCCTTGATCGCATCCTGCTTCGGTCCAGACAACAACAGGTTGCGCTCGGCCGCGACCCGGTCCCGCCGCGCCTCCGTCGCCGCCAGCGTGGCCAGATAGAGATTCGATGACAGCCGGACCAGTGTGTCGCCGCGCTCGACACGCTCGCCCTCGCGGACTTTGATTTCATAGGCGACCACCGAAAAATCCGACGCGGTCGCCTGCAGGATCGAGCGGGCATGATGCTCAACCAGCGCCGCCGAGGAATCGGCGCCCTCAATCAGCATCGTCTCCAGCGTGCCGCTCACCGGCGAGCTGACCACAAAGCGCGAGCTCGCCTCGACCTCGCACGGGGATCCCACACGGCGCTCGGCGGGAATGACGGACAACGCGAGGATGGCCAGCGCCAGGACGCCCCAGAAGAGAACAGGCCGCAGCCAACGACGCCGCGATTCCTCCTCGGTGCGATCCTCCGCCGCGGCACCAGCGCGCGCCGCGGTGCCGCCGGTTGAACGTAACGCGAAGGCGAGCACGATCACCGTCCCCCAACCCAGCACGATTCCGGCCACTCCCCAGCGCCCATGCAGCCACTGCGTAATCCAATAGCCGATCCAAAGCACCAGCGCGGTGGTAAACAACGCGGAGAGAAGGCCGTACCAGATGAAGATGCGGCGCTCGCGGCGGCCGATCGAGTACGCGCCATCGCCCTGCCCCCACACCCAACGTCGCAGGAGCCCGCGCCAGTACGCGTACGCCTTGGCGCGCAGGTTCGGCAGACGCAGCCAGTCGACCAGGATGTAGTAGCCGTCCAATTTGATCAGCGGGTTGAGATTGAACAGAAAAATCGCCAGCGACACGGCGACAAAGACCCACAGGAACTGCGCAATGATCGTGCCCGGCTCCAAAAGCCGCCAGGCCACAATCGCCAGCGCGGTCGCCACGCCCTGGAAAAACAGCCCCGCCAGACCGACCACCATCCGCGGCCACCGTCCCGGCAACAGGTAGGAGTCCGAGATGTTGCAGTAAAAGGCGGGCTGAAAGTACAGCAGCAGGAACCCCATCTCGCGCACCGAGCCGCCATAGTATTTCAATGTCAACGCATGCCCGAACTCATGCACAAAGGCCAGTGTCATCACCGCCACGACAAATAACGGTAACGACGTCATGCGAAAGATCTCGGGCAGCCCCGCGCCCCAGACATGCGACTGCGCCGCGGCCAGCGCCCCCGCCCCGGCCATCACGATCGTCGCGACACCCACCGCGTAGGGA
Coding sequences:
- a CDS encoding efflux RND transporter periplasmic adaptor subunit, with translation MDNATPKLRSDLIVRAETEGAQTVYVIKDPLTGRFFRLRAPEYYLLSRADGITPLADAVRLTNERFGIQIPPAMAAAFFEKMERMLFFENPATEQVLSRLGTRSSMGRKSIWLIPLKAFDPDRMVTRWARRLRFLFNPYAVGVATIVMAGAGALAAAQSHVWGAGLPEIFRMTSLPLFVVAVMTLAFVHEFGHALTLKYYGGSVREMGFLLLYFQPAFYCNISDSYLLPGRWPRMVVGLAGLFFQGVATALAIVAWRLLEPGTIIAQFLWVFVAVSLAIFLFNLNPLIKLDGYYILVDWLRLPNLRAKAYAYWRGLLRRWVWGQGDGAYSIGRRERRIFIWYGLLSALFTTALVLWIGYWITQWLHGRWGVAGIVLGWGTVIVLAFALRSTGGTAARAGAAAEDRTEEESRRRWLRPVLFWGVLALAILALSVIPAERRVGSPCEVEASSRFVVSSPVSGTLETMLIEGADSSAALVEHHARSILQATASDFSVVAYEIKVREGERVERGDTLVRLSSNLYLATLAATEARRDRVAAERNLLLSGPKQDAIKELRAEIQEATATVQNREVELQRMKMMYERNLVAEKDYEKAKTELEVAKAQKQGKNSKLALLISEPKAEELAIKEAELASLEAEIDFLRTQIASSTVLSPITGEAARVERGGVLAEVADLDPVRLHLLVHENDIADVRVGAPVSLKVRSLPFDTFRGHVARIADLADTLGEGRRFLVVTELPNPDGRLKPGMSGFAKIDCGQRSLLGLMTRQAVQFFRVEFWSWW